CCTCAGTTATCGCCTTCGTTTTCTACGACTGGATATTCTATATCCTGAAGCTCCCCGCCGAGGGGATTAACCTTGTCTATATTGAAATGACCGAGATGATAGGCACCATCATGAAGGTGTGCCTTATTGCTGGTATTATCCTGGCCATGCCCTACCTTGTTTTTCAGGGCATCATGTTCGCCTCCCCGGCGCTGACCCGTAAAGAGAAGAAATATGTTTATGTCATCCTGCCGTGGGTAGTCCTGATGTTTCTGGGGGGCGTGGCTTTCGGCTATTTCGTGCTCATTCCACCCGCCACCAGATTCCTGACCAGCTTCGGCTCCGATATCGCCACCCCCGAGATACGCGTGGGCAATTACGTGGCGGTGGTGGCCCGTCTGATGCTCGCCATTGGCGTCGTCTTTGAGATGCCGGTGATAACCACATTCCTGGCCAGGCTGGGTGTGCTCAAACCGAAATGGCTTTCCGACCATCGCAGGGTGGCGATTATCTTTGCTTTCATCCTCGCTGCCATCATCACGCCGACCTTCGACCCGATAAATCAGAGTCTCGTGGCCGTCCCGCTTATCGTCCTCTATGAGATGAGCATCTGGCTGGCCAAGCTCGTTTATAAAAGGCAGCCGGCGGAATAATTGCACTATAACAGCTGGTGCGCTATACTGATTGGCTGGTCGGGAGCGGATGAGTCCCGGTGGGCTTTGCGGACTTCAAATCCGTTGGGGGGCGTTAGTAGCGTCTTCGGTGGGTTCGACTCCCATACGCTCCCGCCAATTTTTTTACTTGCCACGTGGAGTTCTACACCCACTCAGTAACTTTTCAAGACAGCCTGAAGTTTTATAAGGGAATCCTGAGTTAATATTTATGATTTTGGTTCGTAAACTTCGAATATACGTCGAACTGGTGGCTCAATAGCAAGCGGGCCAAGCGCCTCTTGCAATTTGGGCCGTATTAAATTATATGCAGCTTCCAAGTCCTCTTTTGTTTCCCATATATAAAGGGAGCCATATTCATTGTTATCAGAATCGCCAAAATACACTACGTTCTTAAAGCCCTTCATACCCTTCATAATTGGAAATAATTTATCAGCCAGTCCTTCGCATTCTGTACGCTTGCCAGGTGCGGTTTTAAATGTCGTCAGTGATGCATACATGGCTACACCTCCTTGTCATTTATACCCTGTATTTTAATACCTTTCAGTCATTTGTCAAGAGGGTTGGCAAGAGATTTGGGCAGGTGGGAATCAATGACCGCAGTAGAACGTTATACAAGGTCATTTAGATTTCAGAATAGCTTGAAGTTAAAGCTACCGTTTATCCAGCTCATAATGCAGTTGAGCCAGGATATAAATGATGTAATCGAATAACAGGACTACCCTGTTGACGCTTTCCAGCGCCTGGTGCATTTCCATAGCAGTGTCGCTGTACACCGCGTGAAGCTCGGAAAAGAGCCAGATATGTCTTCTCATCAGGATAAGGGAGTAGACGGCCTCGTGAATGGGTATGTTATCCTCATATAACGATTCAGCGTATTGCTTCTTTTTCAGAAACTCCAGAATTGCCTGATATGGTTTCTCAGCGAAATATAAATTTTTTAGGTTTTTATAGATGTCGGTGGCCTGAAGGATAGCTCTCTGTGCCGGGACAGAGTGATATGATGGAGTCCTCGGGCTGGTGCTGACATCCGCATACCAGAGCTCGGCAACCTGTTGAGCACTGTTCTCACATAAATCCAGCATCCGGTCGGCAATTGGTCTGCGCATTATACCCCCTCCCCACATCATGTTAATGTTAGGAATTATACACCAAAATAAAAAACTGTCAAGTGCCTGACCCTCAATGCCCAGGCAGGGTCAGTGAGGTTTGGGGATAGTTTGAAGCTGTATTCTGCTATTATGGATTGAGAGTAATAAGCCCTTGGACGTGAGTGGTTCTATGCTTAGACCTCGTCCTCACCTCCACCTTGGTCATCTCCGCCTTGGTCATCTCCGCCATCATCGGATGCTTGAGTCTCGGTAAGCCTCACCTTAACTGCTGCGGGGCGACCATCACGTCCCTGACCCTTCTCAAATTCCACTTCCTGCCCTTCGCTAAGGTTATTAAATTCCACTCCTTCAAGAACGTTGCTATGGAAGAAGAGGTCTGTTCCATCCTCTGTCTTGATAAACCCATAACCGCGGTCCATGAGCGTTTTGATTGTACCTTTTGGCATAGGACACCTCCCTTCAAATCCATTGGCTAGGTTTTAAAGATAAGTATACCACTTAGCATCCCAAAAGGGTAGATAGGAGTCTATCTAGATGGTAGAGAGATATACAAGGTCAGTGAGGTTTGAGGATATCTTGAAGATGTATTCTGCTGTAGTAGGCTGATTGATACTATCAAATCACTGCCAACTATGTGAGTAAAATCAGCTAGGGAACACTTTAACCGTTGGTTGCTTAGACCAGTTCTTTTTTGAAAACGATTCAACCCTTTCCTTAGCTTTTAAATCTGGGGTGATTAGCATAAATAGGTCACTCTCATCAAAATAAAGGTATTTTTCACCTTCATCAAAGGCAATTCTATATTCGCGTTCCTTAGTGAAATCATACCCTTCTGGATACCTGTTATATTTAATATACTCAACTGTTCCTCCAGTCGGGGTAACCGTAATCTTCGCCATTACAGAATTCTTAAATGTGGGAAACAATTTGGCTGGTTTCCTATACATTAGGATTTCCTTTTCACAATCTGCTCTTTTATCAGCGGGTAGACTTTTTAGCTTATAATTCCACTCCTGAATCAGTGGGTCACTCCATAATGACTCTTCTGTATAGTAATGTACAGGCTGAATGCCTTTTGATTTAAGGAATTTGTCGGTAGTGGGTCAATTTGAAAAGGAGAAGGATTAGAATGGAAAAAACACAAACCATCATTGAGGCTTTAGACCAACTCGCCCTAGCCTTAACGGCACATCACCATCAATGGACAAGGGGGGAACGTAGGCTTTACGAAAAAGCCATCGCTATCCTTACTTCTTAGGACGTCGATTATACGGTGATTGGTTTGTTGGTTTTAGGGATATGTCTAGTTTTGATGCCTCAGAGTAGATAGAATCGGGCGTCCTGCCTAGTTCTAATCCGATTACTCGTGTCGGGGTATTTCCCCTTACGAGTTCCTTGAGTTTACTGACGTCTGCAGGCGACCAGGGCTTACCAGAATTACGGTCTGTCCTTGCCATAATTCACCCCCTTTGTATTAGGTGTATATGATTATACTCCTTGCAAAGTGGGTGTCAAGGGTTATAATAAGTAGTGACAAAAAATGAAGGCGAAAGTTAAAGACTTATTATTAACCTTATTCGTGCTTCTTTTATTATGTGTGGGAATTCTCATGGTTGCCGGATTTACTTCTTTGTTCGGGGAATACTGGCAGTGGGCGCTAGGTGGGCTTGTAATCCTGGCTTTTGTGTGTATAGTTCTATTTCTGATGTATAAAGACAAATGAGCGGAGCGGGGGCGGGGGCGGGGGGAAGAAAACAGGAAAGAGCACCTCTTCTTCATTCAGGCGAGGTTTTCTCCCTTCTTGAATCCAAGCGCGCCACCTACTTTACTATCCCCCCGCCCCCGCCCGAATTATACTCCTGAAATAGGTGGTGTCAAGAGGCAAGTTTTACAATATCCTCTATTGTCCAGATGCGCTCACTAATCCCTGCTGCCATAGCTGGGGTTGTTGGATAGGGGCTAGCTAGTGTTTTATGTGGGCGAGCAAAGTTGTAATACATGAAATGGAGAGCCACAGCATGTTCCAGATTCTCTATCTTCTTTGAGAATGCGTTAGTCAATCTAGTAAATCGCCTCATGCTCATTCGCATTGTAAGATTATGGCGCTCGGCAAAGCTGGTTGATATTTTAGCGGGGTCAGGGTGCCCCGTAACTGTACGGTGGTTTACCCCTATACATTGGGCAGGGCTGTATCTAGTTTCGCTTTCAGGCTCAACGCCGTATAGTTTTACTAGCATGGCATAATCAACCTCAGAGCCGAAGGCATCCTCAACAGCGTTAAGATACACTCTATGGCCATCGGTTGTAATTTGAACACGATTAGCTAACCTACTTTTCAGGTCAAGCATAAACTCATAGGCATAGCCCGCATCCCGTAGGCCGACTAGCCAAGAGGAAACAAGTTTAGTGTCAGCATCAATCGCCGTCCATGTCCAGACATCGCCATAGCCAAATCTACCCTGTTTATCTTCGGGCACGTTCTTTTGCTTGGCATAGCAGAATGACCAGATTTCGTCGCATTGAATATTAGCGCAGGTTAAATCTCTTAAGTGTTTATCTTGATACTCGGCACAAGCAGCGCCGACACTAGCTAACAATCGAGTTACCGTGCCTTTAGCGGTATCAGTCATACGGCAAGTAGCACGAATAGAATTGCCTTCAACTAAAGCTGAAATGACTTTTACCCTGCGGTCTTTGCTCAACTTGTTCATTACACTAGTATTATACTTGACCGCTTAAGCATTGTCAAGTACCTTCGGGGTTATTTTAAAATATTTTTTACCAAAAGGTGATATAATGGCTCATAAAATTGGAGATTATAAAAATGGAATATTTCACGCAGGGGTACTCCCGAATATGTTAGTTGATAATCAATTTCTTAAATGTGTATCCTTTTTGCTTATTGATAGGCAAAATCCTGATACATTAAAGCAGGAAAGAATCCCCATTGCTACAGCATTCTTTGTTTCAATGCCTATAATTAACGACTATGCGCAGATATATGCTGTGACTGCAAGGCACGTCATATATGAGACAGCAAGGGGCAACTTATATCTTCGTCTCAAATCATCAAATGATGATTATGAAGATGTAGTTGTTCTACCTGATAATTGGATTTGCCACCCCAAAACGGATGTTGCAGTAATCCCGATTGAAATTCCAGATAAGCATGATTGCAAGATTATCCCCCTTGAGGCTTTGGCTACCGAGAAATTTATTACTGATAATGAAGTCAGTACTGGTGATGATGTTTTCTTTGTTGGCTTATTTACAGCATATTCAGGGCAAAAACACGACCGACCGATTGTAAGATTTGGGAATATTTCTCTGATGAAAGAAGAAATACCACTAAAGTTAGTCCCTGGTAGCGAGACTAAAACTTTAGTGGATGCCTATCTTGTTGAATCTCGCTCCTGGGGAGGGCAAAGCGGGTCTCCGGCATTTGTATACTTTCCCGTTGATAGAGAACCCGGCATTATTAAATTTGGTGGGCAGCAATTTGCTTTACTGGGTCTTACTCACGGGCATTATAATATTACTCAAGATGTAAAATTCGCTGGAGATATATTAGGAAGTGGTAAAGTCCCAATCAATGCTGGTATAGCATTGGTGATACCAGCAGATAAGATAATTGAGACGCTTATGGAGAAACAGCTATTGGAGGAGCGGGAGAGGGATTTAATAAAATATCAGAATAGTTTGTCGAGCCCAACGCCTGATATTACTTATCCCATCGTTTTTGTGCGGCTTTCTTAGCGATTTCTTTGCGTTGCTCAGGTGTTAGTTTATTAGCCCTAGCCTTACCGCCTTTTAATCCACCTTTACGCCCTAGAGCAACGGCGTGGGGGTCTTTGGCAGGTTCTTCAGCAAAATCGGCAGTGGTCTCTGACGCAATATTAGAAGCTATTACATTTATATCTGGAGTTCTTTTTCGCTTTTGCATATTTTAAGTATAGCATAAGCGGTCAAGCATTTGTCAAGACCCAATAATTTCAAATTGACCCACTACCAATTTGTCAGTAAGTGCTATTCCAAACTTACCGTATTCTCTGGAGTGGTTAGAGGCTCTCAGTTGATTAAAGGAAATTCTTATAAATGAAAGCATTAGTACATCTCTCTGCAGAAAATATATTGAATTGTTATCAGGTAATCCTTTGTTTTCCCGTTGGTCTAAGTCGTGAGTTAACGTTGCTTTAGAACCATCGGCACCAAACTTCATCCTATCTAACGGAATACGTATACTACCAGGTTTAGGGTATTCTGGGATAAATTCTGTGCATGGAGATGCCATAAGTCTCTTGTTTTTTAAAATAAGCTCAATAACTTGTTCGGTCTGCTCTTCAGTTTTCCCTTGCTTACCTAGCGACCCAAAAGTGAAGTGAATAAACATAAATGCTATTTCCTGCTACCATTCTGATTCTTCGCATATATTATTCCTATTGTGATTAACAAACAAGAACTTGGAATTTGCTGTGCAGGAATATATTATCAGGCAGGGGGTATCTCCCCCCTCTCTGCTACTGCATACCAAATCTGCACTGATTTTACAAAGGCTAAACCTCGCCACTACCTGAACAGCTCATCAAGGGAAAGCTCTTCTTTCTTGGCTTCTTCCCCTATTGGCCAGGTGAAACGCACTGACACCCTTGGCGGCACGCCTATCCCCGCCTCAATGGACATCTCCGTG
The sequence above is drawn from the Chloroflexota bacterium genome and encodes:
- a CDS encoding DDE-type integrase/transposase/recombinase encodes the protein MNKLSKDRRVKVISALVEGNSIRATCRMTDTAKGTVTRLLASVGAACAEYQDKHLRDLTCANIQCDEIWSFCYAKQKNVPEDKQGRFGYGDVWTWTAIDADTKLVSSWLVGLRDAGYAYEFMLDLKSRLANRVQITTDGHRVYLNAVEDAFGSEVDYAMLVKLYGVEPESETRYSPAQCIGVNHRTVTGHPDPAKISTSFAERHNLTMRMSMRRFTRLTNAFSKKIENLEHAVALHFMYYNFARPHKTLASPYPTTPAMAAGISERIWTIEDIVKLAS
- a CDS encoding serine protease, yielding MAHKIGDYKNGIFHAGVLPNMLVDNQFLKCVSFLLIDRQNPDTLKQERIPIATAFFVSMPIINDYAQIYAVTARHVIYETARGNLYLRLKSSNDDYEDVVVLPDNWICHPKTDVAVIPIEIPDKHDCKIIPLEALATEKFITDNEVSTGDDVFFVGLFTAYSGQKHDRPIVRFGNISLMKEEIPLKLVPGSETKTLVDAYLVESRSWGGQSGSPAFVYFPVDREPGIIKFGGQQFALLGLTHGHYNITQDVKFAGDILGSGKVPINAGIALVIPADKIIETLMEKQLLEERERDLIKYQNSLSSPTPDITYPIVFVRLS
- a CDS encoding cold shock domain-containing protein, with the translated sequence MPKGTIKTLMDRGYGFIKTEDGTDLFFHSNVLEGVEFNNLSEGQEVEFEKGQGRDGRPAAVKVRLTETQASDDGGDDQGGDDQGGGEDEV
- the tatC gene encoding twin-arginine translocase subunit TatC; the protein is MSEDRKQSVLQHLQELRRRLIKSVIAVAVASVIAFVFYDWIFYILKLPAEGINLVYIEMTEMIGTIMKVCLIAGIILAMPYLVFQGIMFASPALTRKEKKYVYVILPWVVLMFLGGVAFGYFVLIPPATRFLTSFGSDIATPEIRVGNYVAVVARLMLAIGVVFEMPVITTFLARLGVLKPKWLSDHRRVAIIFAFILAAIITPTFDPINQSLVAVPLIVLYEMSIWLAKLVYKRQPAE